The Neosynechococcus sphagnicola sy1 region CCGCCGGTTCCCTATCAGTTCCAATCCGTGGAAGTTAAGCAAACCGCTTCCGACTGGATGGGATTTTTTGCCCCCGGCTTCTGATCCAGACTTGCCAATCTATTTGTAGAAGTCCAGTTTCAGCTTGATCCA contains the following coding sequences:
- a CDS encoding DUF2887 domain-containing protein is translated as MFYRLFSTAPHLLFELLGDSPPVPYQFQSVEVKQTASDWMGFFAPGF